A genomic stretch from Syntrophorhabdaceae bacterium includes:
- a CDS encoding cold-shock protein, producing MAEGTVKWFNDSKGFGFITKDDGTDVFVHHTSVQGSGFKSLTEGDAVSFDLVNGPKGPAAANVSKG from the coding sequence ATGGCAGAAGGTACAGTAAAGTGGTTTAATGATTCAAAGGGTTTTGGTTTTATTACGAAGGATGACGGTACAGATGTCTTTGTGCACCATACTTCCGTTCAGGGGAGCGGTTTTAAATCGCTTACTGAAGGTGACGCGGTAAGTTTTGATCTCGTAAACGGACCCAAGGGTCCCGCCGCTGCAAACGTCTCCAAAGGCTAA
- a CDS encoding response regulator has translation MASKPHILVADNDNDALAVTTAVLERLGYNTQGEAKSFAALKTFSDDPGKFDLIIIEPVMPDLSGIDLAVRVRPIRRGCPAMFYSGYTDRSLEETIKTAGLPQALPKPLGSPEMGEAVREALPNGHANE, from the coding sequence ATGGCTTCCAAACCTCATATTCTCGTTGCGGACAATGACAACGATGCGTTGGCCGTGACCACGGCTGTTCTGGAACGTTTGGGTTACAACACACAGGGTGAAGCGAAGAGCTTCGCGGCGCTGAAGACCTTTTCCGATGACCCCGGCAAGTTTGACCTTATCATTATTGAACCCGTGATGCCAGACCTGTCGGGAATAGACCTCGCCGTGCGCGTAAGGCCCATACGGAGAGGTTGTCCGGCCATGTTTTATTCGGGATACACTGATCGGTCCTTGGAGGAAACCATAAAGACCGCCGGGCTTCCTCAAGCCCTTCCCAAACCGCTGGGATCGCCGGAAATGGGAGAAGCAGTGAGGGAAGCATTGCCCAATGGACACGCAAATGAGTAG
- a CDS encoding slipin family protein: MIPVYLFVVVVVIFFLSSAIKVLKEYERGVIFRLGRVLGTPKGPGLILLIPVIDRMVKVSLRTVVLDIPPQDVITKDNVTIKVNAVVFFRVIDALKAIIDVENYLYATSQLSQTTLRSVLGQAELDDLLSHREQINERLQEILDTHTESWGMKVSNVEVKNVDLPQEMQRAISRQAEAERERRAKVIGAEGEYQASTKLSEASDILSKNPMALQLRYLQTLIEISTEKNSTIVFPLPIDLIKFFMEKIKQ, encoded by the coding sequence ATGATACCTGTTTATTTATTTGTAGTGGTTGTCGTTATCTTTTTTCTCAGCAGTGCAATAAAGGTTTTAAAGGAATACGAAAGAGGCGTTATATTCAGGCTCGGGAGAGTTCTCGGAACGCCCAAGGGGCCGGGGCTCATTCTCCTTATCCCTGTCATCGACAGGATGGTCAAAGTGAGTCTCCGGACCGTGGTGCTTGATATCCCTCCGCAGGATGTCATCACAAAAGACAATGTGACGATTAAGGTAAATGCCGTGGTGTTTTTCAGGGTAATCGATGCCTTAAAGGCCATCATCGATGTGGAGAATTACCTTTACGCAACAAGCCAGCTCTCCCAGACGACGCTCCGAAGCGTACTCGGTCAAGCAGAACTTGACGATCTCCTCTCTCACCGGGAACAGATCAACGAGAGGCTACAGGAGATACTCGACACCCACACTGAATCATGGGGTATGAAGGTATCGAACGTGGAGGTTAAGAACGTTGATCTTCCCCAGGAGATGCAGCGGGCCATTTCAAGGCAGGCAGAGGCCGAGCGGGAAAGAAGAGCGAAGGTTATCGGCGCCGAAGGCGAATATCAGGCTTCCACAAAGCTTTCCGAAGCTTCGGATATACTCTCCAAAAACCCCATGGCGCTTCAGCTCCGTTATTTGCAGACGCTGATTGAAATATCGACAGAGAAGAATTCCACCATTGTATTCCCTCTTCCGATTGACCTTATTAAGTTCTTCATGGAAAAGATAAAACAATGA